GGCTTGAGATTCGTAGCCGTCACCTGCTTCAGTAGTGTCTTTCGGCTCATTACAACCCAAGGCAAGCAGACCCATTAATACTGCGATGCCTTTTAAAACATGTGTTTTCATTTTCTTATTTTTTATAATTGTTAATCAGGTCGCAAAATTCTTAATTAATGCCAACCCGGAAATTGATTGAAATCAATAGATTCAAAAAAATTGAAAATGTTACAATAGCTAATAAAAAAAATCAGCAGCTCCACTTTCTAACAGAAATATGGGAATTTTTTAAACTGAAAAATAACTGTATTGCGAAAGGATCGATCTAGCCTTTCTTTATTCTGGAAAGCGTTTCGGGGGTCATTCGCAAATAAGAAGCAATATATTTTGAGGGTATTTCCTGAAACAGTAAAGGACTGCGTTTGGACACTCGTTGCAAGCGTTCCACCGGCGAGATGGTAAGCAGATCCCGTTCTCTGGCCAGTTGTTGAATGAGAACCAACTCGAGTATTTCAGTCCAGTTTTTTTGTAATTCGGGAGCGCTTTCATTCAGCTGAAGGATGGTCTGCTTTGTAACCACCTTTAGCTGCGTCGCTTTTATGGCTTGTATGTAGTATTCGGAAGGGCTTTCAGTAATAAAACTCTCGAGATCCCCTATCAGATTATTTTTATATCCAAAGCGAATTGTATGCTCATTGCGATCATCTAACACAAAAATCCGTAGACTTCCTTTCATCACAAAGTACAGGTTTGTGTCCGTAGTCCCTGAAACTTTGAGGTACTCATTTTTTTTCAGAGCTAATTTCTTAGACCACAATCCTTGTTCTACAATCTTTTCAAACAAAAGTTGCATCTGTTTCATCGATACAAAAAGCTTTTAACAATAAAAATACAGCTTTGTAGAATAAAGTGATTAATAGTTGATCCACAATTTTTAAGTTTTAAGTAAACTATTCCCTATTCCCTATTCCCTATTCCCTAATAACTAATTACTAATCCCCATTTCCCTTCGCCAGGCGTTTCACCAACTTCTCAACGGTTAGTCCTTGGACTAAAATAGAGAATACCACCACCACGTAGGTGATGACTAAAAACAGGTCGCGATGCATTTCCTGAGTGAGTCCTAAAGCAAGAGCTATTGAAATTCCGCCACGAAGTCCGCCCCAGGTCATAATAATATTGGTGTTGGGTACAAAATCCAGACGTTTTTTAAAGAAATTGATAGGTAGTACCAACGATGTAAAACGACACGCCAGAACAATTGGAATGGCAATGATTCCCGCCACAATATAATGGCCTTCGTAGGTTAAAACGAGCATTTCCATACCAATTAGGACAAAAAGTATGGTGTTTAGTAAAATATCGATGAGCTCCCAGAACTTGTCAACATAGGTTTCGGTAATTTCAGACATGGTAGAAGCGCGAACGGTATCGTTTCCTACAAAAAGTCCTGCTGTTACCATGGCAAGTGGAGCGGATAGGTGAAATTTCTGTGCAATTAAGGTACCTCCCATCACGGCAGCCAAGGTAATTATTACCTCAATGTCATAGTCGTCTATGGATTTCATCAATCGATAGGTAACCCAACCTAATAATAAGCCCAAGGCAATGCCTCCAAGCACTTCCTGCCCAAACAATACGATGATATCTGTGGGTTCGAATGTTGCGCCATGCAGATTGGCAATTTGAAAAATGGTTAGAAAGATCACTACTCCTACCCCGTCGTTGAACAAGGATTCACCAACGATTTTGGTTTCCAGTTTTTTGGGTACTCCGGCTTTTTTCAGAATTCCTAATACGGCAATGGGGTCTGTAGGCGAAATAAGGGCTCCAAACAGTAAGCAGTAGATATATGCAATCTCAAGTCCAAACAGCTGTAAAACATAGAACATGGCTGTTCCAACCAAAAAAGTGGACACTAGAACTCCTGCTGTGGCAAAGACCAATACCGGCCAGCGTTGTACTTTCAGTTGTTCGAAATTGGTGTGTAAGGCTCCGGCGAATAATAAAAAACTCAGCATTACATCCAGCAATACACTTTTGAAATCGATTTGCGTGATGATAAACTTTTCGGCATCCAAAAGCGTGCTGTCAAAATAGCTTATCGCAAATACAACCAACGTAAAAACGATGGTGATTAACATGAGTCCGATGGTATTAGGCAGTTTTAAAAAGCGAACGTTGATATAGCCGAAAGCCGCCGCCAATACCACGAGAATTGAAGCAATAAAATAGTAGTCCATAGGTTGGTAGTCGTGTTAAGACGAAGATACGGATTCCGATTCATATAAAGCCATGAGATATGAGTTGTGAGATGTGAGATGTGAGTTGAAAGTTGAAAGTTGAAAGTTAGATGTTAGATGTTAGATGTTAGATGTTAGATGTTAGATGTTAGATGTTAGAAATAAACTAATCTCTATTCCCTAATTCCTAATCCCTCATTACTAATTACTAATCACTCTTCACTCTTCACTCTTCACTCTTCACGATTTACGATTTACGATTGAAAGTTGAAAGTTAGATGTTAGATGTTAGATGTTAGAAGTTAGAAGTTAGAAGTTAGAAGTTAGAAGTTAGAAGTAAACTAATCTCTATTCCCTATTCCCTATTCCCTAATTACTAATCACCCTTCACCCTTCACCATTCACCATTCACGATTCACTTTTATTCAAATTAGAAACAATTGCTTCGATCAGGTCGTTCATTTCGAAAGGTTTCGGTATAAAAAAATCGGCTCCTGCTCCTATGCAATCCAATTGTCCCGACGGGTGTGCAGACATCATAATTACGGGGATATGTCTTGTCGCCGGAGTCATTTTTATGAGTTTACAGGCATCACAACCGTTGGCGCCTGACAGTAACATATCCATTAGAATTAAATCGGGTTTGTTGGTCGTAAGCGCTTCAATAATATTATCAACATTATCTCTTCCTGATATTTTCCAGCCTTGAAGATCGAGCATCAGTTCGAGAAGTGACAATATATTTTCGGAGTCTTCAATGATAAGGATTTGTGTGGTTTGGTTTGTCATTGTAGTGGGTTTTAGCTTTTTACGATAGGAATAGTAATATGAAAGTCGGAACCTTTTCCCTTTTCACTCTTTACTCCAATGGTTCCTTTGTGTTTTTTTATGATATCTGATGCAATATACAGTCCGATTCCGAATCCCGGAAAAGTTTTTTCATCCTTTCCTTCTTCTCTAAAAAATCGGTCGAATATTTTTTTCTGATTCTCCTTTTTGATGCCAATTCCAAAATCGCGAATATGTACAGAGACAGTGTTTTTTGTAAATATGCTTTTAATTTCTATTAGTTTTGAATGTGGTGAATATTTAACTGCATTGGTAAGTAAATTTATTAAAACTTGTCTAATACGATTCTTGTCTGCTACTATAGTTGTACCCTCTCCTTTTACAAATGTAAATTCATAAGTAGGGTTTATAAGTTTCATTTCCCGAATAGCAGCCACAATCAGGTTATTGAGATTGAACGTTTCGAAATTAAGGTCAAGACCGCCGGTTTTCATTTTGGACAAATCCAAAAGGTCTGAGATAAGATTGGTAAGTACCCGAATTTGTTTGTCGATTATATCCAGGGAACTTTTTAGTAATTTGTCATCACTATCCTTATATGCACTTTGAAGTACTTGGGTATATCCTTTTATGGATGTCACGGGTGTTTTGAGTTCGTGGCTTGCCATTCCGATAAACAAATCCTTTTGATGCTCTTGCATTTTTATGTCATGAATATCCATTAGTGCATGGATATAACCTTCAAAATTTCCATCCTCCGTAAATCTGGGAACTCCTATATTCGATATCCACCTATACGAGCCATCCTTTCGTTTCACTCTGTATTCGGCCCGATACTCTTTTTGAAGTTTAAAGGCAACTTCATATTTAGATTTTGTTGTTTCTCGTTCATCCTGATGTATGTCCATTAGCGCTGTGGATCCCAGATAATAATCTGCGGCACGCCCGGTAAAATCCAGCCACAATTTATTTACAAATCTAATACGCGCCTGGTCATCTGTCATTTTAATAAGTACCGGAGCACTATTGGCTACATTACGAAATCTTATTTCGCTTTCGGAAAGTTTATGCATAGCTGCCTGCACTTTAGCTTCAGCCACATGTTGTTCGGTTACGTCCTGAAGGATTCCGTTAAATCGATACACCTCTTTATTTTCATTAAACCATGCACGTCCAATAGCTCTTACCACCCTTTTTTTAACAGAATTTTTCTCATACAGCAGATACGTAATATCGTATGCTCCCCCGGACTCATACGTCATGGCCCATTCGATTGCTTTTCGAACTCGCTCTCTGTCTATCTCACATACCGATAAATAAGCAATCTCAGGATTAATATCGGGGCCGTCAAGATTAAACCATTCCTGCAGCCTTTTGTTAGCCCTAAAAAGATTGAGCTTGGGGTTGTAATCCCAGGTCGCCAAATTGGCTGCTTCTATTGCAAAGTGAAGCTGATCCTTGCTTTCTTCCAATTCCTGCATGGTAAAAACCTTTTGTGTTGTTTCGATACAGGTAACCCATACCCCGGCTACTTTTCCCGATTCGTCTGAAATAGGACTATAACTAAAGGTCCAATACACATTTTCTATAGCTCCGTTTCTATAGATTGGTATTAACTGATCTTCGCTCCAGACGGCTTCATATCCATCCAGCACCTGATCGATTAAAGGTTTTATGATGTCCCAAATTTCTCCCCAATAATCTTCTCCTCGAGAACCTAACATATCGGGGTGTTTGCCTTCTTTGCCCAAACTAGGTCTAAAAGCATCGTTATAAAAACAAATGAGGTCCGGGCCCCAAAAAAGAAATTTCGGGAATTTTGAATGGAGTAATATACTGAGGCCGGTTTTTAGGCTTTGAGGCCAATTTTCCATGGGTCCTAGTACCGTATCTCCCCAATTTTTAGCACGAATAAGTTGTCCCATTTCACCTGCATTACGCAAGAAGGAATCGTGAGGTATTGCAGAAATATTTTTTTTAATGGTTTTACCCATCTTCATTGTGGTATGGTCTGAATAAAGATAGTGATTAATTTGAAATTAGTTCATTTTGAAAGAGGTTGAGCGTGGATATTAATAAACGGTGAGAGGTGAGAGGTGAGATGTGAGATGTGAGATGTGAGATGTTAGATTTTAGATTTTAGATTTTAGATTTTAGATTTTAGATTTTAGATTTTAGATTTTAGATTTTAGCAAAATTAATTTCTATTCTCTATTCTCTCTTTACTTTTCTCTTTTCTCTTTTCCCTATTCCCTATTCCCTATTCCCTAATTACTATTCCCTAATTACTAATCCCTAATCCCTAATCCCTATTCCCTATTCCCTAATCCCTAATCCCTATTTCCTATTCACTCTTCACTCTTCACTCTTCACCCTTCACCCTTCCCCGTTCACTCTTCACTAAAAGTTTGATTTTCCACAAATTAAGAATTCCTTGTATGTTTTTATCATAACAATAACGTTTTCGGGTAAAATCGAATATGAATTTTATCTATTTTTACGGTAACAAACCTATTTATCCCTTACGTTATGAGTATCCTCAAGATACCCTCTTATATTGTTATTGCCATAAATTTCCCTTCGAAGGAACAAGCAATTCTGGAGGAGGAATTGAAAACATCTAAGATTGCTCATTTTGAGTGTTCATTTAAACCAATTTGGTCAATGCCCGATACAGCTCCTCATCTGGTGTTTTGGTATCTTGATACGAAGTCCTCACAGAGTCTTTTAAAAGAAGCTATTGACAACAATCCACAAACGGCATTTATTACTTTGAATACATCGTTTGGCACCACCGAGATTAATAATTTCTTTGCATGGGGAATTTTCGATATGGTTTCTGAAAATGCCTTGAAACCTATGCGTTTACATACAATTCTTACCAGATGGCTTCATAGTCGAAATCAGACGGATTTGAATGGCATAAAAAAAGAAAAGCTCGAAACTCTGGAAATGGAGTTTTATAGAAAGCTACACGAAAAGATTACTTCAGCAATATCTATTGAGGAAAGTTTCCCCGAAATGCTGGATATGTTACTGAAGTTTACTGAAATGGATATTGCAGAAGGCTGGATTCCAACTCGCAATAATAATCAGCTTACCAAATTCACCACTAGTCATGTGGAGACAAAACATACGATTACATTTCTGCGTATTTGCAACTTTAAAAGTACAGCCTATGGGCAAGGACTTCCGGGAACCGCTTGGAAATCAGGGAAGATTGAAATTTGGGACTCTGTGAAACATTGTAAGAATTTTGTTCGAGTTTACAATGCCAAACGAACCCGAATACAATTTGCTATGGCGGTTCCAATATTTTTCAAAGGGGCCATTGAAGGAGTAATTGTTCTTTTAAATAGCAGCACACCCAATAATCTTGACTACCTGAATCAATTTTTAACAAAATTTTCCCGGCAATTTGGAAACGAATTCCATCGGTTAAAGATGGCGATCTAGGTGTGAGATGTGAGATGTTAGATGTTAGATGTTAGATGTTAGATGTTAGATGTTAGATGTTAGATGTTAGATGTTAGATGTTAGATGTTAGATGTTAGATGTTAGCAAAATTAATTTCTATTATCTCTTTTCTCTTTTCTCTTTTCTCTTTTCTCTTTTCCCTATTCCCTATTCCCTATTCCCTTATCCCTATTCCCTATTCCCTACATTCCAGTCCTTCAC
This genomic stretch from Ulvibacter sp. MAR_2010_11 harbors:
- a CDS encoding GAF domain-containing protein, with protein sequence MSILKIPSYIVIAINFPSKEQAILEEELKTSKIAHFECSFKPIWSMPDTAPHLVFWYLDTKSSQSLLKEAIDNNPQTAFITLNTSFGTTEINNFFAWGIFDMVSENALKPMRLHTILTRWLHSRNQTDLNGIKKEKLETLEMEFYRKLHEKITSAISIEESFPEMLDMLLKFTEMDIAEGWIPTRNNNQLTKFTTSHVETKHTITFLRICNFKSTAYGQGLPGTAWKSGKIEIWDSVKHCKNFVRVYNAKRTRIQFAMAVPIFFKGAIEGVIVLLNSSTPNNLDYLNQFLTKFSRQFGNEFHRLKMAI
- a CDS encoding PleD family two-component system response regulator; the protein is MTNQTTQILIIEDSENILSLLELMLDLQGWKISGRDNVDNIIEALTTNKPDLILMDMLLSGANGCDACKLIKMTPATRHIPVIMMSAHPSGQLDCIGAGADFFIPKPFEMNDLIEAIVSNLNKSES
- a CDS encoding Crp/Fnr family transcriptional regulator, encoding MKQMQLLFEKIVEQGLWSKKLALKKNEYLKVSGTTDTNLYFVMKGSLRIFVLDDRNEHTIRFGYKNNLIGDLESFITESPSEYYIQAIKATQLKVVTKQTILQLNESAPELQKNWTEILELVLIQQLARERDLLTISPVERLQRVSKRSPLLFQEIPSKYIASYLRMTPETLSRIKKG
- a CDS encoding sodium:proton antiporter, coding for MDYYFIASILVVLAAAFGYINVRFLKLPNTIGLMLITIVFTLVVFAISYFDSTLLDAEKFIITQIDFKSVLLDVMLSFLLFAGALHTNFEQLKVQRWPVLVFATAGVLVSTFLVGTAMFYVLQLFGLEIAYIYCLLFGALISPTDPIAVLGILKKAGVPKKLETKIVGESLFNDGVGVVIFLTIFQIANLHGATFEPTDIIVLFGQEVLGGIALGLLLGWVTYRLMKSIDDYDIEVIITLAAVMGGTLIAQKFHLSAPLAMVTAGLFVGNDTVRASTMSEITETYVDKFWELIDILLNTILFVLIGMEMLVLTYEGHYIVAGIIAIPIVLACRFTSLVLPINFFKKRLDFVPNTNIIMTWGGLRGGISIALALGLTQEMHRDLFLVITYVVVVFSILVQGLTVEKLVKRLAKGNGD
- a CDS encoding ATP-binding protein, which gives rise to MKMGKTIKKNISAIPHDSFLRNAGEMGQLIRAKNWGDTVLGPMENWPQSLKTGLSILLHSKFPKFLFWGPDLICFYNDAFRPSLGKEGKHPDMLGSRGEDYWGEIWDIIKPLIDQVLDGYEAVWSEDQLIPIYRNGAIENVYWTFSYSPISDESGKVAGVWVTCIETTQKVFTMQELEESKDQLHFAIEAANLATWDYNPKLNLFRANKRLQEWFNLDGPDINPEIAYLSVCEIDRERVRKAIEWAMTYESGGAYDITYLLYEKNSVKKRVVRAIGRAWFNENKEVYRFNGILQDVTEQHVAEAKVQAAMHKLSESEIRFRNVANSAPVLIKMTDDQARIRFVNKLWLDFTGRAADYYLGSTALMDIHQDERETTKSKYEVAFKLQKEYRAEYRVKRKDGSYRWISNIGVPRFTEDGNFEGYIHALMDIHDIKMQEHQKDLFIGMASHELKTPVTSIKGYTQVLQSAYKDSDDKLLKSSLDIIDKQIRVLTNLISDLLDLSKMKTGGLDLNFETFNLNNLIVAAIREMKLINPTYEFTFVKGEGTTIVADKNRIRQVLINLLTNAVKYSPHSKLIEIKSIFTKNTVSVHIRDFGIGIKKENQKKIFDRFFREEGKDEKTFPGFGIGLYIASDIIKKHKGTIGVKSEKGKGSDFHITIPIVKS